In Anomaloglossus baeobatrachus isolate aAnoBae1 chromosome 6, aAnoBae1.hap1, whole genome shotgun sequence, the genomic stretch AGTGCATACCCGGCCAtcacgctgcctccaccatgttttatagaggatgggGTAGACTTAGGATCATGAGcctttccaagccttctccatatgtTCTTCttaatattattctggcacaggctgATCTTATTTTCATTTgcccaaagaatgcttttccagaactgggcagcttctttagaatttttttttggcaaagtctaatctaaCCTTTCTATTTTTAAAGtgctccaatcaccaggattttcctatataacctaaagccaatgctatactggcactatcatgctgattgtatacatacatttagttgtcagctaggatctaTAGGGTTTGAAACACCAGCAAGtatagtttgtaaaatcagcagctttttgaatgacacctGCTGCAGCAGCTGACAGCTGGGGAGGATATTCATcgttaccccctcccctgttatttatgctaattctattatagaatcgatttactttgtgactaaaagaacCTTTGTTGAtgtcatgtgaccagaagaggcggggcctcagccaacaggaaaatgttgcttcctgatatcagctatgttggctgagaccccgcACCTTCTGAGCacgagtatgacatcagcacaggtcctgttagtcacaaagtaaatcaattctataatataattagcatataacagggggaggggttaATTATGAGTACCCAccgcagctatcagctgctgcagctgctgtcattcaaatagctgttgattttataaactttacttgcttgtgtttcaaaacctatacatcctagctgacaactaaatgtatgcatagaatcagcatgatattgccagtataacactggctttaggttatatacaaaaatcctggtgattggtgcaccttAAGGCTCATAAATGGTTTATattgtcatggccaaaagtgttggcacccttgaaattgttcccagaaaattattgcaattacacgttttgttatacacgtttatttcctttgtgtgtattggaacaacacaaaaaaaagagactcaaaaggcaaattggacataattttacacaaaaccccaaaaatgtccTGGACAAAATTGtcgtcacctttccaaaattgtgggtagtaAAATACTTTGTTTCAACATGTGATGCTCTTTCAAACTAACCTGTAACAAGTAACAGGTTTGGGcattatgaaaatcacacctgaaatcagatagAAAGTGTAgctgttgactcaatctttgcattgtgtggcaCTGTGTGGCACACTAAGCctagagaacagaaagagaagaacgagagaaagagaagaaagaagagaactgtctgaggacttgagaactaaaattgttgaaaaatatcaacaatctcaaggttataattccatctccagagattttgatgttcctttcTCTAcattgtgcaacataatcaagaaccttaaggtccagtcacactaagcaacttaccagcgatcccaacaacgatagggatcgctggtaagttgctaggaagttgctggtgagatgtcacactgcaacgctccagcgatcccaccagcaacctgacctggcagggatcgctggagcgtcgctacacgagttgctggtgagctcaccagcaaccagtgaccagcccccagcgccgcgtggaagatgctgcgcttggtaactaaggtaaatatcgggtaaccaacccgatatttaccttggttaccagctcacgcagcttcacgtgcagagagcagggagcagcgcacactgagcggtggctccctgctctcctagttacagcacacatcgggttaattacccgatgtgtgctgcagctacatgtgcagagagcagggagccgtgcacactgcttagcgctggctccttgctctcctagctacagcacacatcgggttaattaacccgatgtgtcctgcagctacatgtgcacagagcaggagccggcactgacagtgagagcggctgaggctggtaacaaaggtaaatatcgggtaaccaaggacagggcttcttggttacccgatgtttacattggttaccagcctccgcagaagccggctcctgctgcctgcacatttagttgttgctgtttcgctgtcacacacagcgatctgtgcttcacagcgggacagcaacaactaaaaaatggcccaggacattcagcaacaaccaacgacctcacagcaggggccaggttgttgctggatgtcacacacagcaacatcgctagcaacgtcacaaaagttgttcgttagcagcgatgttgctagcgatgttgcttagtgtgacggggcctttacagcttGTGTTGTTGGAGATAATCTCCCTTAATAAGGGTGGCAGAGAAAAACTGATTAAAGGTTACAACCCAGGATAGTGGTGGATAAGCAACTTcaatcaagttctaaagaaattcaaactgtcctgcaggctcagggtgcatcagtgtcagcgagaACTATccttccacatttgaatgaaattaaaaacATATGCTATGGAAGAAAGAGAACcctgacacagagacatacagacgtggccgaaagtgttggcaccttgaaaattgttccagaaaatgaagtatttctccaagaaaattattgaaatgatacatgttttgttatatacatttatttcctttgtgtggattgggaacataaaaaaacaaaacagagaaaaaaggcaaaatggacataatttcataAAAACCTAGgagtaccccactgctgacacagagacataaaaagctagactgcagttttccaaaatgtacgtaagccaaaattcttctgggaaagcgtcttgtggacagataagaccaagatagagcttttttctTAAAGCACGTTATTCTACTGTTTCGCAAAAACGGAATGAGGCCAACAAACCACCGTGGTAATTGCAAATCATCAAGAAACCATTAGTTATCTAgttaaatatatttattggaaaggACTCATAGTTCTCAAAGTTAATGCTTTGTGAAGAGTTCACCATATAATGCAGACAGTCCTTTGCACTGGGGCTTTGGTAATATAGGCCACATTCATAGCTATATATGTAGTTAGTTACAGTTAcaaagattgaaaaaagacctaggtccatctacttcaacccatgacctaaactaacatattgatccagaggaaggcaaaaaaccccgtgGGCCAGAtagtaagcgccacattagggaaaaaaattccttcccgactccacatacggcaatcagaatagttccctggatcaatgccccatcacagaatctagggcACATAACCTGTAATGTTGTATTTTTCAAAACAGGCATCCTTGCCTAACTTTAGTAGTGAATAAACCATTACAAAATTATGTGACATAGAGTTCCATAGtcttcactgctcttacagtaaagaatcatagTTATATGGCATCAAAGCCATGTTTATCTTCCCAGTGGAGATGGCTTCAGATTTTCTAAATGTTCTTCCATCCACCAGCAGTTAAAATGGTTGTGGCATTCTGCTGCTCTGTGTCCAGGAACATAGTTGTTAGATGGATGATTCAGTAATTACGCTTCGGTACCTGTCGTACCTGCCGTTCTCCAAATTTCTTCTCATTGGAAGTCGGTAAGATGTTAGGCTCCAGCACAGATGATTCCAGTGGTCTTTATGTTCCTCCAGCCCCAAGTCTTTCCCCTCGATTTTACACGGGAAGTTTGGTGGCCTGGTTCTTTTCCCTTAGACAGATGGTGACACCTTCCCGGGAGAACTTTAAAGACAAACTctgagaaaaaggagaaaagacaATTATCAGTAGACATTATTGAACTTCGGCATCTCTGTCATCTATTTTTGAAATTGGATTTTTTAGTGCAACAAATCTTTAAGTGAAACATTTTTGGCTCAAATAAGACCCTCACATATTTACTCACCTGGAAATCTGTATAATTAGTAAGCTGATGCATTATTAGGCCGACGAATCCCGTCCACTCGCCTATCATGCCTGCCATGTAGAAGATCTGCAGAAGGTAGAGGATAGAGGATGTTATTATTACCTGTCTGGTACGGGATGAGACGGTAGGATGACTTTTCCACTGAGAGGTTATAATTTACTTTTACACAGGACACAAGTGAATTACACAAGATAATGAAATATGAAATAAACTTACCAAAAAACAGGCACCATTGCATAGCTGGAAGAAGGTGGTGCACATACCTGTAACAACTGGAAGAACGTGTTAAGAAAAGTACCTGAATGTTATTATTATATTGCTTCCCATAGTGCCATGACCGTGCGATAAAATATGGCACAAGGGAGCGTACCTTACACACCTAAACACACTGACTCATCTAGAAAAGGATACATATCAGGAGTAATGCAATCGTCAACAACGCTGCTGCCAATCTAAAGTGGCACATACAGCGACTGCTGAAGGATCGTTTGTACAGGTATACAGACTGACATAAGTTGTAAATGGCAAGAAGAAAAAATGCCAGACCTGCTCCGATCCTGTGCGGTGTAGGATGGGTTTTCACCTAGAAAGAGAAGAAATATATGACGGTCATCAATAAGATCATTATGAAGATCTGAGAATACATAACGGCAGGATCCCCCCAATATAATATACTGGGCTCCAGGCAGTCACCAAACTATAAATTATACTGAACCTGAGGTCCCGAGTATTACTGGAGACCTTATAAAAAACTGATAACTAACCGAGCATACTGCATTAACCGCGTTCGTTCCCAATGCACACTATCCAGCTAGCGATGAGAAGGATTTTCTGGCAGATGATAAACCGCTTCTCCGATGGCTCAGATTGAATAATCATGAACCTATACTGGATGTACGCGATGCCGGCCCCTGAAATAGAAAAGCAAGTTATCAACCAGATATTTCTATGTCACTGCTATAGAAAATCTAACCTTAAGAGTGCACCAATGATTAACATCTCCAGTACTGGCCGTTATTAGAGATTTACAGGGACTATCTGTGCCACTGGTGTCCTATCTCTGTATCAAATTGATGATGATTGAAGGGAAGCCACATATCCTTCATTGCTTACCAGGCACAGGTCCTTACTTCTGGTGATGGCTGTGCTTGGTATTACAGCTCTGTGTCATTTACTTTAATGGGATTGAGCTGCAGAAATCTTTAGTACCAGGTTTTTTGTAAAAAAGTACCAAAATGTTCAGCATGGTCTCTTAAATCAGGTAAACAGCGGGATGTCATAGTCAGAACCCCACCGATCTCTTATTAATGGGCTATAAATCTTCTAGTCCCAGAGACTTCAATGTCACCTCTGAGCACGGAATTGCTGAGCTCTTCATGAGGATATCTCCCTATGGGATGCAGCGTCTACTTACCAAAGAAGGAGTTCACTAGGAAGATAACGGTGTAGATGACCGATTCTGGGAACGTAATTCCCGTATCACTGTAAAAGATATGGAAAATTTTGGGAATTATTAGGACATGAGCGGATTAATTGTCATTTATAATTATCCTCCATTATATATTCTGACCAAAAGTACATTGGTGGAAGTTTATCAAACTTAGTGTAAAATAAAAGCGTTACGGTGCTTGGGAGAAGGGAAGGAaaaagcaaaaatgcaaaaaagaaaattGTCTGCAGCAGGAAGGGGTTAACAATGTACAACTTAGAAAGCAAGAAGACATTCCAGGAAATTTAATCGTATAATTAGAACATTAcatgatattaaaggggttgtccactacttggttaTCCCCTTCTTATTCCCCATGTGAGCCCCCACAAAAATAAAAATGCCAAAACACACCGTTGGTGCCGGCGCGGTTACACCAGTGTCAAAACTTGTGTtcccggggctcatgtgacattgttaagACACGGGAGCCCCGCACCCAATCACTGCCAGTTTCTGTCTCCCGCCAAAGGtgagtatatatttttatttttatgggaaTGGTACAAGAAGTAGACAACCctttaaatataaaaataatagaAAAGTCTACTTTGTTCCCAGTACCCTCTTACCTGATGTAAGGATATTTCTGATGCCCTGAGATGACTGTCAGGGCAATTAGCACACAGACGCCCAATAGCGTCCATAAGACCCACAAGATTGGCAAGAATGCCAAACCCCGGATCTCCATGTTGGAAAGAAGAATAGCTAAGTAAAACCTTgcactctctctctatttctcaatatttctctctctctctggctctgtttctttctctgtattcACAGATAAGAAGGCAGATTTAGTATCAGACAGAGGTTTTATAGGCTCAGAACCTGATGATGTCACGAGGCTATTGTGATGTCATTGCTGATCACCTCATTGTTACATCATCACTCAGGCAGCCTGGATCTGATTTGTTCTTGTTATTGTAGATTTTTTTCACATATATTTCTTCTTATTAACAATATACAGTACATCTTCTATGAGTATCTCCAGCACATTGCAGTGTAATCACTCCGAATATTATATTGATGTACAAGTTTAAATACTAGCACAAAATATATATTTACAGGATGTTACAAGTTTCTCACCAAGAGCGCAGCTCCAGTATACAGATCACTTTCTGCTCTTTAAAACCCCTGTTTAAATATACACggccccaattcatcatttgcagTGCTTCACTTTCCTTTTTTGTCCTGTAGTATGAGTTGGTGTTATTTGTGCTAAAATCATCAAAATGGCTCATGCAATTATAAAATTTGGCACAAAGTAAAAAATTGATTTTCTTTTCCTGTCTTGAActgtttttgcaacttttggcagtggAATTCACATAGTGGTGCACTGAAGAGCACACCAGGGGTAACTGGAATGAAATTGTGCCAAATTGTGCGACTTTTTAACATGTCACAATTGATAAATCCTGCTCAACTCTGGTCTATATAATAAACTAAATTTATCAGACCTTCAAGATATGAATACATATATTGAGTTACAAACCAATACTACCAACCATTATAACAATCTACTCTTAAAACTATTGGAAGACGGAGATTGTACGGGAGCCATAGATTCAAAAACTAAAGAATATTTGTTTGTTCCCTGCCCGGTTGTACCGCTCTACCACTCGTTACCCAAGGTTCACAAAAATATCTTTCCACCCCCCTCAGGCCCACTGTCTCCGGCATAGGGTCTTTGGGGGAAAAATTGGGAGTCTGGGTGGATCAATTCCTCCAACCACTAGTTTATAATATTCCAGGGTTTATCAAAGATACAAAAGAGATAGTTAAAGCCTGGGATAACTATGAGTGGAATCATGATTTTCATTGGCTCTCATGTGACGTTGTTTCATTATATCCCTCGATCCCACATAATGTGGGAATTTGATGCCCAGCACAACATCTAGATTGGTTCTATGGGTATGAAACTGAACTAAAGAACTTGATATTAACATCAGTGCAGTTTCTCTTGGAACATAACTATTTCTCGTTTGACAGGAAATATTACTTACAATGCAGGGGCATGAGTATGGGGGCTCGTTTCTCCCCGCTTGTTAACATAGTAATGGCGAGGTGGGAGGAAGAGTTCCTATACAGTGACACCAATCCATTTAACAGCAACATCCATTGGTATGGCAGGTACCTGGATGACCTGCTGTTAATATGGGTTGGTGTACAAGATAAAATTGGGGATTTTACCACCTACATCAATTCtaatgaatttaatttaaaatttacGTCAAAATCACATTGTACAAAGATAAAAACATTACGGTGCTTGGTAGAAGGGAAGGAAAAAGCGAAAATGCAAACAAAAATTGTCTGCAGCAGGAAGGGGTTAACAATGTACAACTTATAAAGCAAGAAAAAATTCCAGGAAATATAATAGTATAATTAGAACATTAcatgatattaaaggggttgtccacaacttgGTCATCCCCTTCTTATTTCCCATGTGAGCCCCCACAGAAATAAAAACGCCAATACACACCGTTGGTGCCGGCGCGATTACACCAGTGTCGAAACTTGTGTTCCCAGGGCTTATGTGACATTGTTAAGACACGGGAGCCCCGCACCCACTCACTGCCGACTTCCTTCTCCTAGCTGAAGGTGATTGTATTTTTATGGTGATGGTGCAagaagtagacaacccctttaatacaaaaataatatcCCATTCTACTATGTTCCCAGTACCCTCTTACCTGATGTAAGGATATTTCTGATGCCCTGAGATGACTGTCAGGGCAATTAGCACACAGACGCCCAATAGCGTCCATAAGACCCACAAGATTGGCAATAATGCCAAACCCCGGATCTTCATGATGGAAAGAAGATTAGCAAAGCAAAAGCttgtactctctctctctctctctctctctctttctctctctatttctctatttctctctctctctcgctctgtttctttctctgtattcACAGATAAGAAGGcagatttattatatagagtcattacatacagagggatctattcctgtatattatatagtcattacacacagagggatctattcctatatattatataaagtca encodes the following:
- the LOC142244235 gene encoding DNA damage-regulated autophagy modulator protein 1-like; its protein translation is MEIRGLAFLPILWVLWTLLGVCVLIALTVISGHQKYPYISDTGITFPESVIYTVIFLVNSFFGAGIAYIQYRFMIIQSEPSEKRFIICQKILLIASWIVCIGNERG